One Hyphomonadaceae bacterium BL14 genomic window, AACAATGACTCTGATCAATGCTGCGAACACCGGCGAAGACCGGTATGTGAAAGACATGAGCCTGGCGCGCTGGGGCCGGATCGAGATCGAAATGGCCGAGATCGAAATGCCCGGCCTGATGGCGCTGCGTGAAGAGTATGGCAAGGCGCAACCGCTCAAGGGCGCGCGTATCGCCGGCTCGCTGCACATGACCATCCAGACCGCAGTGCTGATCGAGACGCTGGTCGCGCTCGGCGCTGATGTGCGCTGGGCGTCGTGCAACATTTTCTCCACCCAGGATCATGCCGCGGCTGCCATCGCCGAGACCGGCGTGCCGGTATTTGCCTACAAGGGCGAAACCCTGAAGGAATACTGGGAGTTCGCAGACGCGATCTTCCATTGGCCCAATGGCGAATCCGCCAACATGATCCTGGACGATGGCGGCGACGCGACCATGTATCTGCAGCTCGGTGAGAAAGCCGAAGCCGACCCGTCCGTGCTCGGCGAGCCGAAATCGGAAGAGGAAAAATTCCTGTTCGAAACCATCCGCGAGCGCATGAAACTGTCGCCGGGCTGGTTCAAGACCGCCAAGGCCGCGATCAAGGGCGTGTCGGAAGAAACCACCACCGGTGTGATGCGCCTCTATCAGATGGCCAAGCGCGGCGAGCTCGCCTTCCCGGCGATCAACGTGAACGATTCCGTGACCAAGTCGAAATTCGACAACCGCTATGGCTGCCGTGAGAGCCTGGTGGACGCGATCCGCCGCGGCACCGACGTCATGATGGCCGGCAAGACCGCGGTGGTGTGCGGCTATGGCGACGTGGGCAAGGGTTCGGCAGAATCGCTGGCCAAGGCCGGCTGCCGCGTCTCGGTCACTGAGGTCGACCCGATCTGCGCCCTGCAGGCCTGCATGGACGGTTTCGGCGTGGTGCGCCTGGAAGACGTGATCAAGGACGTCGACATCGTCGTCACCGCCACCGGCAACAAGGACGTGGTCACCGTCGATCACATGCGCGCCATGAAGCACATGGCGATCGTGTGCAATATCGGCCACTTCGACAACGAGATTCAGGTCGAGGCCCTGCGCAATTTCCAATGGACGAATGTGAAGCCGCAGGTAGACCTGATCGAGTTCCCCGAAGGCCACAAGATCATCATGCTGTCCGAAGGGCGCCTGGTGAATCTGGGCAACGCCAACGGCCACCCGTCCTTCGTGATGAGCGCCAGCTTCACCAACCAGGTGCTGGCCCAGATCGAGCTGTGGACGCGCGGCGACCAGTACAAGAACGACGTCTACATCCTGCCCAAGCACCTCGATGAAAAAGTCGCGGCGCTGCACCTGCCCAAGCTCGGCGCCAATCTGACCGTGCTCAGCAATGAGCAGGCCGATTATATCAGCGTCAGCCAGACCGGCCCGTTCAAGGCCGAGCACTACCGCTACTAGGCGTTACGGCTTCGACGGACGAACAGCCCCGCCGGTGCAAACCGGCGGGGTTTTTATTTGTCTGGGTGCGCAGCCCGCCTGGGCATCAGAGCGTCCCCTCACCCTAGCCTGGCGCGCGCCAGTCGTCGGGATCGAGGAAGTCGTCGTCTTCAACGTCGTCCTCGTCTTCATCTGTATCCGGAGCCGCTTCACGCTGCGTCCCGTCGGCGTCACCCCACAGCGGCGCAGGCCGCTCCAGCCCGCCGCGCACCCCGCACCCCGCGAGG contains:
- the ahcY gene encoding adenosylhomocysteinase — encoded protein: MTLINAANTGEDRYVKDMSLARWGRIEIEMAEIEMPGLMALREEYGKAQPLKGARIAGSLHMTIQTAVLIETLVALGADVRWASCNIFSTQDHAAAAIAETGVPVFAYKGETLKEYWEFADAIFHWPNGESANMILDDGGDATMYLQLGEKAEADPSVLGEPKSEEEKFLFETIRERMKLSPGWFKTAKAAIKGVSEETTTGVMRLYQMAKRGELAFPAINVNDSVTKSKFDNRYGCRESLVDAIRRGTDVMMAGKTAVVCGYGDVGKGSAESLAKAGCRVSVTEVDPICALQACMDGFGVVRLEDVIKDVDIVVTATGNKDVVTVDHMRAMKHMAIVCNIGHFDNEIQVEALRNFQWTNVKPQVDLIEFPEGHKIIMLSEGRLVNLGNANGHPSFVMSASFTNQVLAQIELWTRGDQYKNDVYILPKHLDEKVAALHLPKLGANLTVLSNEQADYISVSQTGPFKAEHYRY
- a CDS encoding lipoprotein, with translation MTADTTLQRMIGLIACALAALALAGCGVRGGLERPAPLWGDADGTQREAAPDTDEDEDDVEDDDFLDPDDWRAPG